Proteins from a single region of Pseudomonadota bacterium:
- a CDS encoding site-specific integrase, with protein MKYVVEDVDRHGNVRLYFRRNGKKIRLPSPVGSPEFLAAYKTAFAGESKAKTAPKVGHLVPGSVRFLCAEYFKSAMFRELDPRTQKVRRGILGRFCQHKNDGDKPFAMLQPKHIRARRDEMMDRPEAANGMVKALRQLYKFAVRYDLHDRNPATEIEYLSPKNADGFHSWTLAEIEKFEETHPVGTMARLALALALYTGQRRSDLVTLGKQHVRDGWLVFTQHKNRNRSPVRQEIPIVEDLQRIIDASPTGDLTFLVTAFNRPFTSNGFGNRFRKWCDEAGLPQCSVHGLRKAAAARLAEMGCTEFEIMAITGHRTSKEVTRYTRAASQKTRAESALKRMTAERK; from the coding sequence TTGAAATACGTCGTCGAAGACGTGGATCGCCACGGCAACGTCCGTTTGTATTTCCGGCGGAACGGCAAGAAAATCAGGCTTCCCAGCCCTGTTGGCTCGCCCGAATTCTTGGCGGCCTACAAGACCGCTTTCGCGGGCGAATCAAAGGCGAAGACTGCGCCCAAGGTGGGGCATCTGGTGCCCGGTTCGGTGCGGTTCCTCTGCGCTGAATACTTCAAATCCGCCATGTTTCGGGAACTGGACCCCCGGACCCAGAAGGTCCGCCGGGGAATCCTGGGCCGCTTCTGTCAGCACAAGAACGACGGGGACAAGCCCTTCGCGATGCTTCAGCCGAAGCACATCCGGGCGCGGCGCGACGAAATGATGGACCGCCCTGAAGCTGCGAATGGAATGGTGAAGGCGCTTCGCCAACTCTACAAATTCGCTGTCCGCTATGATCTGCATGATCGGAATCCGGCGACGGAAATCGAATATCTCAGCCCGAAGAATGCAGATGGATTCCATTCTTGGACCTTGGCCGAAATTGAGAAATTCGAAGAGACGCATCCGGTGGGGACAATGGCGCGTCTGGCGCTCGCCTTGGCGCTCTACACGGGCCAGCGGCGTTCCGATCTGGTGACGCTGGGCAAACAGCACGTCCGCGACGGGTGGCTGGTCTTCACTCAGCACAAGAACCGGAACCGCTCGCCTGTCCGTCAGGAAATCCCCATCGTGGAAGACCTTCAGCGGATCATCGACGCCAGCCCCACAGGGGACCTGACGTTCCTGGTGACGGCGTTCAATCGGCCCTTCACGTCGAACGGTTTCGGAAATCGCTTCCGCAAGTGGTGCGACGAAGCAGGGCTGCCCCAATGCTCTGTCCACGGACTCCGCAAGGCCGCCGCCGCGCGGCTCGCCGAAATGGGCTGCACCGAATTCGAGATCATGGCGATTACGGGCCACCGGACTTCGAAGGAAGTCACCCGCTACACCCGTGCCGCCAGTCAGAAGACCCGCGCGGAAAGCGCCCTGAAGCGCATGACGGCGGAACGGAAGTAG
- a CDS encoding DUF2190 family protein — MKNFVQAGENITVTAAAAATSGDGVKIGNLFGIASGDAAIGEPLVLVTAGVFDMPKVAADDFDLGAAVYWRSSDGLVTTTASGNTKVGVAVSVAGNGAASVGVRLNGTF, encoded by the coding sequence ATGAAGAACTTCGTCCAAGCCGGTGAGAACATCACCGTGACCGCCGCCGCCGCTGCCACCAGCGGGGACGGCGTGAAGATCGGCAACCTCTTCGGCATCGCGTCGGGCGATGCTGCCATCGGCGAACCGCTGGTCCTGGTGACGGCGGGCGTCTTCGACATGCCCAAGGTGGCCGCCGACGACTTCGACCTGGGCGCTGCCGTCTACTGGCGGTCGAGCGACGGGCTGGTGACGACGACGGCGAGCGGCAACACGAAAGTTGGCGTCGCCGTGTCCGTCGCGGGCAACGGCGCGGCGAGCGTCGGCGTCCGTCTCAACGGCACCTTCTGA
- a CDS encoding prohead protease/major capsid protein fusion protein, which produces MTTDTLTRAAPTRSNTWDPDARTVSAVIATPSPVRRRDARGPFLEILTADTLDLSAAEGLPVLDSHRTATVRDTLGRVRSVALEGGSVTAVLEMTAAEDAAPVVQRIADGTVSGVSIGYRVAGWTEKQTSAGRVKSPTAWKITEVTLTSNPADPSARLRQKEESPMPDDIIETVSPDAAELETTRRRDIRALVRTAGLDAQVADDLIDAGADMTRAKAEVYDALQERRRAAPIIRSHAPANDDPATITRRQSDALAFRMGAGGDPAEEVRPFLNLSLRDMAVDSLTRAGVSTRGMSADEVFTRAGEHTTSDFPLTVSNAMGKVALDTYRAAESPLKRLCRQRTLPNFKESTSIRLGEMGRLEELAESGEITHTSRAENGETMRLKTFARGVTVSRKLMIDDDLGLLGDMTAALGEAAAQTEADILVDLLTGNPNLSDGNPVFDASRDNIGTASAPDVDALTEARQAMRTRKGLDGKTIIAAAPRFLLVGADLETEAERVLASIQPSTTGAVNPFGGKLTLLVEPRLPAGTWYVFADPARLAAMQYAYLSSAQGVQIQRTEAWDTLGMKYRAFLDFGAGWLDWRGAHQIPGA; this is translated from the coding sequence ATGACGACTGACACCCTGACGCGGGCCGCGCCGACGCGCTCGAACACCTGGGACCCCGACGCCCGAACGGTTTCGGCGGTCATCGCCACGCCGTCCCCGGTGCGCCGTCGCGATGCGCGCGGCCCGTTCCTCGAAATCCTGACGGCGGACACGCTGGACTTGTCCGCCGCCGAAGGCTTGCCGGTCCTGGACAGTCACCGAACCGCGACGGTGCGTGACACCCTGGGGCGGGTTCGGTCTGTCGCTCTGGAAGGTGGGTCCGTGACCGCCGTTCTGGAGATGACCGCCGCCGAAGATGCTGCGCCCGTGGTGCAGCGGATCGCGGACGGAACCGTCAGCGGTGTCAGCATCGGCTACCGAGTCGCGGGATGGACCGAGAAACAGACCAGCGCGGGACGGGTGAAGTCGCCCACCGCCTGGAAGATCACCGAAGTCACCCTGACCTCGAACCCGGCGGACCCGTCCGCCCGTCTGCGGCAAAAAGAGGAGTCCCCCATGCCTGACGACATCATCGAAACGGTTTCGCCGGATGCGGCGGAACTCGAAACGACCCGCCGACGCGACATCCGCGCTCTTGTCCGCACCGCTGGCCTGGACGCCCAGGTGGCGGACGATCTGATCGACGCGGGCGCGGACATGACGCGGGCCAAGGCCGAGGTCTATGACGCCCTGCAAGAGCGTCGCCGTGCGGCCCCGATCATCCGGTCCCATGCCCCGGCGAACGACGACCCGGCGACGATCACCCGCCGCCAGTCCGACGCGCTGGCCTTCCGCATGGGCGCGGGCGGGGACCCCGCCGAAGAGGTTCGGCCCTTCCTGAACCTCAGCCTTCGGGACATGGCCGTCGACTCCCTCACCCGCGCGGGCGTGTCCACGCGCGGCATGTCGGCGGACGAAGTGTTCACGAGGGCCGGTGAGCACACCACCAGCGACTTCCCCCTGACCGTGAGCAACGCCATGGGCAAGGTGGCTCTGGACACCTACCGGGCCGCCGAGTCGCCGCTGAAACGGCTCTGTCGCCAGCGGACGCTTCCGAACTTCAAGGAGTCCACGTCGATCCGCCTGGGCGAAATGGGCCGCCTGGAAGAACTCGCCGAGTCCGGCGAGATCACCCACACCAGCCGCGCGGAGAACGGCGAGACGATGCGCCTGAAGACCTTCGCGCGCGGCGTCACGGTGTCCCGGAAGCTGATGATCGACGACGATCTGGGCCTTCTGGGGGACATGACGGCAGCCCTGGGCGAAGCGGCGGCCCAGACCGAAGCCGACATTCTGGTGGACCTTCTGACCGGCAACCCGAACCTGTCGGACGGGAACCCGGTCTTCGACGCCAGCCGCGACAACATCGGCACGGCGAGCGCCCCCGACGTGGACGCCCTGACCGAAGCGCGGCAAGCCATGCGGACCCGCAAGGGCCTGGACGGCAAGACCATCATCGCCGCCGCGCCCCGCTTCCTTCTGGTGGGCGCGGACCTCGAAACCGAAGCGGAACGGGTGCTGGCGTCGATCCAGCCGTCCACCACGGGCGCCGTGAACCCCTTCGGCGGGAAGCTCACTCTTCTGGTGGAACCGCGCCTTCCGGCGGGGACGTGGTATGTCTTCGCGGACCCGGCGCGGCTGGCAGCGATGCAATACGCCTACCTGTCGTCCGCCCAGGGCGTCCAGATTCAGCGGACGGAAGCCTGGGACACGCTGGGCATGAAGTATCGCGCCTTCCTGGACTTCGGCGCGGGCTGGCTGGACTGGCGCGGCGCGCACCAGATTCCGGGCGCGTAA
- a CDS encoding phage portal protein: MGTFGPINPEVAAGATLTRSRARYLATNNPFLANGVDNWSAALVGAGIRPTPRADDADTRRTASRAFETWADDADAAGRSDFWGLQRDIARHLIVDGEALVIVHDDTDGLRLQVVAPEQLDEAKTAELGGGRMIAGGVEFDAQGRRVAYWLLPHRPHSTFTDYAPSIRFDAADVLHIMRPLGAGQVRGLSWLAPAVLSASELDQLMDALLVGVKTSAMFAGFLTDLNSTGALPFDGEQAGNIMDTGLEPGTLKVLPAGVDVKFSAPDAAKDSPAFLRMNLQALAAALGLPEHLLSGDLTNANYSSLRAGLLPFRARVEQAQYGTLVPQFLRPVWRRWIVTEVLSGRLDLTPDLAAEWIMPRPMQVDPQKDLAAVKEALALGLTSRTKAINELGWNADDLDEEIAADRARERDLGLTFGPADTPESAHDD; encoded by the coding sequence ATGGGCACCTTCGGGCCGATCAACCCGGAAGTCGCGGCAGGTGCGACGCTCACGCGGTCCCGCGCCCGGTATCTGGCAACGAATAACCCCTTCCTGGCCAACGGCGTGGACAACTGGTCCGCCGCACTGGTGGGTGCCGGAATACGCCCGACACCGCGCGCCGATGACGCCGACACGCGACGCACCGCAAGCCGCGCATTCGAGACCTGGGCGGACGACGCGGACGCGGCGGGGCGGTCGGACTTCTGGGGGCTTCAGCGCGACATTGCCCGTCACCTGATCGTGGACGGGGAAGCTCTGGTCATCGTCCATGACGACACGGACGGGTTGCGCCTTCAAGTCGTCGCGCCCGAACAACTGGACGAAGCGAAAACCGCCGAATTGGGCGGCGGGCGGATGATTGCGGGCGGCGTGGAATTCGACGCCCAGGGCCGCCGCGTCGCCTATTGGCTACTTCCCCACCGCCCGCATTCGACCTTCACCGATTACGCCCCGTCGATCCGCTTCGACGCCGCCGACGTGTTGCACATCATGCGCCCCCTAGGCGCGGGGCAGGTTCGCGGCCTGTCATGGCTGGCCCCGGCGGTTCTGTCCGCGTCCGAACTGGACCAGCTCATGGACGCCCTTCTGGTGGGGGTGAAGACTAGCGCCATGTTCGCGGGCTTCCTGACCGATCTGAACTCGACGGGCGCGCTGCCCTTCGACGGCGAGCAAGCCGGGAACATCATGGATACCGGCCTGGAACCCGGAACCCTGAAGGTGCTGCCTGCTGGCGTGGACGTGAAATTCAGCGCGCCCGACGCAGCCAAGGACTCGCCCGCGTTCCTGCGGATGAACCTTCAAGCGCTCGCCGCCGCCCTAGGACTTCCCGAACACCTTCTGTCGGGCGACCTGACCAATGCGAACTATTCGTCCCTTCGGGCGGGCCTGCTGCCCTTCCGGGCGCGCGTGGAGCAAGCGCAATACGGAACGCTGGTCCCGCAATTCCTGCGGCCTGTCTGGCGACGCTGGATCGTCACCGAAGTCCTGTCCGGGCGCTTGGACCTGACGCCCGATCTGGCGGCGGAATGGATCATGCCCCGCCCGATGCAAGTGGACCCCCAGAAGGACTTGGCGGCGGTCAAAGAGGCACTGGCCCTGGGGCTGACCAGCCGAACGAAGGCCATCAACGAATTGGGCTGGAACGCGGACGATCTGGACGAAGAGATCGCCGCCGACCGCGCCCGCGAACGCGACCTTGGGCTGACCTTTGGCCCCGCCGACACCCCGGAGTCCGCCCATGACGACTGA
- the gpW gene encoding gpW family head-tail joining protein, with protein MAVLTTQERLEEAQEALHQLLTGTQAVSVTDQNGEKIEFRPVSRNDLQRYVADLEAQVAGARTPPHTIRFQTSKGL; from the coding sequence ATGGCCGTCCTGACCACCCAAGAGCGGCTGGAAGAGGCGCAAGAGGCGCTTCACCAGCTTCTGACCGGCACCCAAGCGGTGTCCGTCACGGACCAGAACGGCGAGAAAATCGAGTTTCGCCCCGTCAGCCGCAATGACCTTCAGCGGTATGTCGCGGACCTCGAAGCCCAAGTCGCGGGGGCACGGACGCCCCCGCACACCATCCGATTCCAGACTTCGAAAGGACTGTGA